Proteins encoded together in one Maribacter dokdonensis DSW-8 window:
- a CDS encoding DUF4295 domain-containing protein yields the protein MAKKTVASLQTSSKRLTKAIKMVKSPKSGAYVFVEQVMPPELVDAWIAKK from the coding sequence ATGGCTAAGAAGACCGTAGCAAGTTTACAGACAAGTTCTAAAAGATTGACAAAGGCTATAAAAATGGTTAAGTCACCAAAATCAGGTGCTTACGTTTTTGTTGAGCAAGTAATGCCACCAGAATTGGTAGATGCTTGGATCGCCAAGAAATAA
- a CDS encoding Hpt domain-containing protein: MIYNLDKINEMAEGDQDFINSVISVFLEEVPEDLEALENALQAKDHDQVYKLAHKIKPNVDLLGMEQTRAIALEIETLGKQEANMAEIETKFPLLKTDINQVVAELKNDFQL; this comes from the coding sequence ATGATTTATAACCTTGATAAGATTAATGAGATGGCAGAAGGAGATCAGGATTTTATAAATTCTGTTATTTCTGTTTTTTTGGAAGAAGTGCCCGAAGATTTAGAGGCTTTAGAGAATGCCTTGCAAGCTAAAGACCATGATCAAGTATATAAATTGGCCCATAAAATTAAACCTAACGTAGATTTGTTGGGTATGGAGCAAACACGTGCCATAGCCTTAGAGATTGAGACCCTTGGTAAACAAGAGGCGAATATGGCTGAGATCGAGACAAAATTTCCATTGCTTAAGACAGATATTAATCAAGTAGTGGCAGAACTAAAAAATGACTTTCAGTTATAA
- a CDS encoding competence/damage-inducible protein A — MLAEIITIGDEILIGQVVDTNSAFIGKELNKIGISVYQITSIQDERVHMLNAFKEASERVDVVIVTGGLGPTKDDITKHTLCEFFNDELVENAQVLAHVEELFAKYISNTPISDINRMQALVPSKAEVLHNANGTAPGMLMRKGEVTFVSLPGVPFEMKHLLKSSVIPKLVNYYKRPHIMHRTIVTYGMGESAIAKRIEAWENALPSNIKLAYLPSLGKVRLRLSGKSVDYDELVTAMNLQSENLFPLIEDIVYGLEDDQSLEEIVAKLLIDKNFTLSTAESFTGGMIAEKLTSLPGASGYFKGSVVSYATETKINVLKVPVKLVEDYSVVSAEVAVAMAKGAKKLMKTDFAIATTGNAGPTKGDSKADVGTVFIAIDGPTSQFVQKFQMGSTRERVVEKSVNKAFELLQKEILKM, encoded by the coding sequence ATGCTCGCTGAAATTATTACCATTGGCGATGAGATTCTCATTGGCCAAGTTGTAGATACCAATTCCGCTTTTATAGGAAAAGAACTCAATAAAATTGGTATTTCGGTTTATCAGATAACATCTATACAAGATGAACGGGTTCATATGTTGAATGCTTTTAAAGAAGCATCTGAGCGCGTTGATGTTGTAATTGTTACCGGCGGTCTGGGACCCACCAAAGATGACATTACCAAACACACTTTGTGTGAGTTTTTTAATGATGAACTTGTAGAGAATGCGCAGGTTCTAGCTCATGTAGAGGAGCTTTTTGCAAAATACATCAGCAATACCCCCATTTCCGATATTAATAGAATGCAAGCTTTAGTGCCTAGTAAGGCAGAGGTATTGCATAATGCAAATGGCACAGCTCCAGGAATGTTGATGAGAAAAGGAGAGGTAACATTTGTTTCGTTGCCAGGTGTACCTTTTGAGATGAAGCATTTATTGAAATCTTCGGTAATACCAAAGTTAGTAAACTATTACAAGCGACCACATATAATGCATAGAACAATAGTAACCTATGGTATGGGAGAAAGTGCTATTGCAAAACGAATAGAAGCATGGGAAAATGCATTGCCTTCTAATATAAAGTTGGCATATTTACCCAGTTTAGGTAAAGTTAGGCTTCGTTTATCTGGTAAATCGGTCGACTATGACGAGTTGGTAACCGCAATGAATCTACAGAGTGAAAACCTGTTTCCGTTGATTGAGGATATTGTTTATGGTTTAGAAGATGATCAAAGTCTAGAAGAAATAGTAGCTAAATTATTGATTGATAAAAATTTTACGCTTTCTACGGCTGAAAGTTTTACGGGTGGTATGATCGCAGAGAAACTAACTTCGTTACCTGGGGCATCTGGCTATTTTAAGGGGAGTGTGGTCAGCTATGCTACCGAAACTAAAATTAATGTGCTAAAAGTACCGGTCAAATTAGTAGAAGACTATTCTGTGGTAAGTGCAGAGGTTGCCGTTGCCATGGCAAAAGGTGCCAAAAAATTGATGAAAACTGATTTTGCAATTGCAACAACAGGCAATGCAGGACCTACAAAAGGAGACTCAAAAGCAGATGTTGGAACAGTATTTATTGCAATTGATGGTCCTACGTCACAATTTGTGCAAAAATTTCAAATGGGAAGCACTCGTGAACGGGTTGTGGAAAAGTCTGTAAATAAGGCATTTGAGCTGCTTCAAAAAGAAATTTTAAAAATGTGA
- a CDS encoding carboxypeptidase-like regulatory domain-containing protein → MRTLLIIFLLIFGTVHAQEVLVEGHVLDEKTKTPVPYANVSFLKTLKGTSSDEDGYFYIDVPESYLEREVHISALGFKDTIIPAKIISQKKKIHLKEETFELEEVVVSQSLGDSQVLNPVSSYSIKSGFSSAETPWVLALYFPNIGASKKFIEKITIHVQQNSKFKRASSKFRLRVYDVDKKTQKPNHDLIRKSIILESSKTEDFVSIDLSSMNIKMPDEGIYIGLEWLFLPYNWYTNTYKHAITNKKVVEDRFAPTFAAVYQKNQNFKTMVYGMGEWSDFAIKAPGNNENLIPAVSLKLSKKR, encoded by the coding sequence ATGCGTACTCTATTAATAATTTTTTTATTGATTTTTGGTACTGTTCATGCTCAAGAGGTTTTGGTTGAAGGGCATGTTTTAGATGAGAAGACAAAAACACCCGTACCTTATGCCAATGTGAGTTTTTTAAAAACACTTAAAGGAACTTCAAGTGATGAAGACGGCTATTTTTATATAGACGTACCGGAATCTTACTTGGAGCGTGAGGTGCATATTTCGGCACTTGGTTTTAAGGACACCATAATACCGGCTAAAATTATTTCTCAAAAAAAGAAGATTCATCTTAAAGAAGAAACTTTTGAGCTTGAGGAAGTGGTTGTGTCGCAAAGCTTGGGAGATTCTCAGGTATTGAACCCGGTGAGCTCATATAGTATAAAAAGTGGATTTTCATCGGCAGAGACTCCTTGGGTATTGGCATTGTATTTTCCAAATATAGGAGCTTCTAAAAAATTTATTGAGAAAATAACCATTCACGTACAGCAGAATAGTAAATTTAAAAGAGCATCATCTAAATTTAGGCTTAGGGTGTATGATGTAGATAAGAAAACGCAGAAACCAAACCATGATTTAATACGTAAAAGTATAATTCTGGAGAGTTCTAAAACTGAGGATTTTGTATCTATAGATTTATCTAGTATGAACATCAAAATGCCAGATGAGGGTATTTATATTGGGTTAGAATGGTTGTTCTTGCCTTATAATTGGTATACAAATACCTATAAACATGCTATCACCAACAAAAAAGTTGTTGAAGATAGATTTGCACCTACCTTTGCTGCAGTATATCAGAAAAACCAAAATTTTAAGACCATGGTTTATGGTATGGGAGAGTGGAGTGATTTTGCAATTAAGGCGCCAGGTAATAATGAGAATTTAATACCTGCGGTAAGTTTAAAATTGTCGAAGAAAAGATAG
- the rpmG gene encoding 50S ribosomal protein L33: protein MAKKGNRIQVILECTEHKESGQPGTSRYITTKNKKNTPERLEIKKFNPILKRMTVHKEIK from the coding sequence ATGGCAAAGAAAGGCAATAGAATACAAGTTATATTAGAGTGCACTGAGCACAAAGAATCTGGTCAACCAGGTACTTCAAGATATATTACTACAAAGAACAAGAAAAATACTCCTGAGAGATTGGAAATTAAAAAATTCAATCCTATTCTTAAGAGAATGACCGTTCATAAAGAAATTAAATAG
- a CDS encoding fumarylacetoacetate hydrolase family protein, which produces MKIICIGRNYTAHINELENERPEEPVVFIKPDSSVLPKQQDFYIPEFSNDVHYEVEVLVKIKKVGKHISKEFAPTYYDEIGLGIDFTARDLQSKLKEKGLPWEKAKGFDGAAVIGEWLPKTDFENINDLKFTLVKNNEVVQKGNTSLMLWKIDEIIAYVSTFFMLKKGDIIFTGTPAGVGKISPNDYLSGSLEDKELFTLKIK; this is translated from the coding sequence ATGAAGATTATTTGTATCGGTAGAAATTATACGGCCCATATCAATGAGTTGGAAAATGAAAGACCAGAAGAGCCTGTTGTTTTCATAAAGCCAGATTCATCGGTGTTGCCAAAACAACAAGATTTTTATATTCCGGAATTCTCAAATGATGTACATTATGAAGTTGAGGTTTTGGTGAAGATCAAGAAAGTAGGAAAACATATTAGTAAAGAATTTGCACCCACCTATTACGATGAAATTGGTTTAGGTATAGATTTTACGGCAAGAGATTTACAATCTAAACTAAAGGAAAAAGGCTTGCCATGGGAGAAAGCCAAAGGTTTTGATGGTGCAGCGGTAATAGGGGAGTGGTTACCAAAAACCGATTTTGAAAATATCAACGACTTAAAATTTACGTTGGTAAAGAACAATGAGGTGGTGCAAAAAGGCAATACCAGTTTAATGCTTTGGAAGATCGATGAGATTATAGCTTACGTGTCAACATTCTTTATGTTGAAAAAAGGAGATATTATTTTTACAGGAACTCCGGCCGGTGTTGGCAAAATAAGTCCAAATGACTATCTTTCGGGGAGTTTGGAAGATAAAGAACTTTTTACCTTAAAAATTAAATAA
- a CDS encoding sodium:solute symporter, producing the protein MNASHILLLISGYFVLLLVISYFTGKNDSNEDFFKAGKQSPWYLVAFGMVGASLSGVTFISVPGWVDASQFSYMQVVLGYFLGYLVTAFVLLPIYYKQNVTSIYEYLDNRFGFVSYKVGAISFFISRVLGAAFRLFLVAIVLQQFVFDAWNVPFEITVILSILLIWIYTFKGGIKTIVWTDTLQTLFMLISVGLSIYFILDKMDWTFIEFLNSQELGQYSKTFFTDDLSSKNHLVKSFLGGMFITICMTGLDQDMMQKNLTCRNLGEAQKNMVSFSVVLVVVTFVFMLLGALLFIYADAHNIALPLMDGAPKSDLLFPEIALNSGLGITVAVTFMLGLIAAAYSSADSALTSLTTSFCVDFLNTEKKPESVAKKTRRITHIGMSILLIIVVISFKYILDRNVIDGLLTVASYTYGPLLGLFSFGIFTKHQVKDKYVWIVALVCVSIILLLAKLPASYLGGYVFGYELLPLNGLLTFVGLWFIRKKNTSPDIGDIA; encoded by the coding sequence ATGAATGCCTCTCATATTCTATTGCTCATTTCCGGTTATTTCGTTTTACTGCTGGTCATATCTTATTTTACCGGCAAAAACGATTCTAACGAAGATTTTTTTAAAGCCGGTAAACAATCTCCATGGTACTTGGTTGCTTTTGGTATGGTAGGAGCATCATTATCCGGGGTTACCTTTATTTCTGTTCCAGGTTGGGTAGATGCTTCTCAGTTTAGTTATATGCAGGTTGTACTCGGGTACTTTTTAGGCTATCTGGTTACCGCATTTGTATTACTACCAATTTATTATAAACAGAATGTAACTTCTATTTACGAATATCTAGATAATAGATTTGGTTTTGTGAGCTATAAGGTTGGCGCCATTTCTTTCTTTATTTCTAGAGTACTTGGTGCGGCTTTCCGTCTATTTTTGGTTGCAATAGTTTTACAACAATTTGTTTTTGATGCATGGAACGTTCCTTTTGAGATTACTGTAATTTTATCTATTCTACTCATCTGGATCTATACTTTTAAAGGGGGAATTAAAACAATTGTCTGGACAGATACCTTACAAACCCTATTCATGTTGATTTCTGTGGGACTCTCCATATATTTTATTCTTGATAAAATGGACTGGACCTTTATTGAATTTTTAAATTCTCAAGAATTAGGGCAATACAGCAAAACTTTCTTTACCGATGACCTTTCATCTAAAAATCATTTAGTTAAATCTTTTCTTGGTGGTATGTTCATTACGATATGTATGACAGGACTTGATCAAGATATGATGCAAAAGAACCTTACTTGTAGAAATTTGGGGGAAGCACAAAAAAACATGGTAAGTTTCAGTGTTGTGCTTGTAGTCGTCACTTTTGTATTTATGCTTTTGGGTGCTTTATTATTCATCTATGCCGATGCTCATAATATAGCCTTACCACTTATGGATGGTGCACCAAAGTCCGACCTATTGTTCCCCGAGATTGCACTGAACAGTGGTCTTGGCATAACAGTAGCCGTAACCTTTATGCTCGGTTTAATTGCAGCAGCATATAGTAGTGCAGATAGCGCACTTACCTCTTTGACCACTTCTTTTTGTGTAGATTTTCTTAATACCGAAAAAAAACCGGAATCAGTAGCTAAAAAAACACGTAGAATTACCCATATTGGAATGAGCATACTTCTAATCATCGTGGTAATTTCCTTTAAATATATTTTAGATAGAAATGTTATTGATGGCTTACTAACTGTAGCATCATATACCTATGGACCTCTGTTAGGCTTGTTTTCTTTTGGAATTTTCACAAAGCACCAAGTGAAAGACAAATATGTATGGATCGTTGCACTTGTTTGCGTCTCTATTATTTTACTTTTGGCTAAGTTACCAGCATCGTATTTAGGCGGATACGTATTTGGCTACGAACTTTTGCCGTTAAATGGACTACTTACCTTTGTAGGATTATGGTTTATTCGTAAGAAAAATACATCTCCCGATATAGGTGACATTGCCTAA
- the rpmB gene encoding 50S ribosomal protein L28 — MSKVCEITGKKAMFGNNVSFSINKTRRRFDVNLSKKRFYIPEEDRWITLKVSTRALKSINKKGISAVLKEAKAKGFVIK; from the coding sequence ATGTCAAAAGTTTGTGAAATTACGGGAAAGAAGGCGATGTTTGGAAACAATGTTTCGTTTTCAATTAATAAGACGAGAAGAAGATTTGATGTAAATCTATCTAAGAAGCGTTTTTACATTCCAGAAGAAGACCGTTGGATTACACTTAAAGTTTCTACAAGAGCTTTAAAGAGTATCAATAAGAAAGGAATATCTGCTGTTTTAAAAGAAGCAAAAGCAAAAGGATTCGTAATTAAGTAA
- a CDS encoding 2-oxo acid dehydrogenase subunit E2 gives MSKFELKLPRMGESVAEATLTSWLKEVGDTIEMDEPIFEIATDKVDSEVPSEVDGVLIEKCFNVDDVVEVGQTVAIIQVGGDVEIEEPEQKDKEVETEEPVLQEMVSAAESAVMHARAQTSVAQLNGTSDRFYSPLVKNIARQEGISFDELETITGTGKDGRVTKDDILNYVKKGESKPVERISTPERAAVQERVAVSQKVAAPEKVSTPVEEKVTAPPAPEKIAPATASTQAPTSEKPKTQVSRGDEVIPMSRMGKLIAKHMTDSVSTSAHVQSFIEVDVTNIVTWRNKIKDAFFKREGEKFTYTPIFMEAVAKALKKYPMMNISVDGDSVIKKKNINIGMAAALPDGNLIVPVIKNADQLNLLGIAKVVNDLADRSRNNALKPDEVQGGTYTVTNVGTFGSVFGTPIINQPQVGILALGAIRKIPSVIETAEGDVIAVRSKMYLSHSYDHRVVNGALGSMFAKAVADYLENWDLNREV, from the coding sequence ATGTCAAAATTTGAATTGAAACTACCACGAATGGGAGAGAGTGTTGCAGAAGCAACATTGACATCATGGTTGAAGGAGGTAGGTGATACGATTGAAATGGACGAGCCCATTTTCGAAATTGCTACGGATAAAGTGGATAGTGAAGTACCTAGTGAGGTAGATGGTGTTTTAATTGAAAAATGTTTCAATGTGGATGATGTTGTTGAAGTTGGGCAAACGGTAGCAATAATACAGGTAGGTGGCGATGTTGAAATAGAAGAACCTGAGCAAAAGGATAAAGAAGTTGAAACGGAAGAACCTGTGTTACAAGAAATGGTATCTGCAGCAGAATCTGCCGTTATGCATGCCAGGGCCCAAACATCTGTAGCGCAATTGAACGGAACTTCAGATCGCTTTTATTCTCCATTGGTAAAGAATATAGCAAGACAAGAAGGTATTTCTTTTGATGAGTTGGAGACGATTACAGGAACCGGAAAAGACGGCAGGGTAACCAAAGACGATATTTTAAACTACGTTAAAAAGGGAGAAAGTAAGCCTGTAGAAAGAATTTCTACACCAGAAAGAGCAGCTGTTCAAGAAAGGGTAGCGGTATCACAAAAAGTGGCAGCACCAGAAAAGGTATCTACACCGGTAGAAGAAAAAGTAACGGCACCACCAGCTCCGGAAAAGATAGCTCCCGCTACAGCATCTACGCAAGCCCCCACTTCTGAAAAACCTAAAACACAGGTTTCTCGAGGAGATGAGGTTATACCAATGTCAAGAATGGGGAAATTGATTGCCAAACATATGACTGACAGTGTTTCCACATCTGCACATGTTCAAAGTTTTATAGAGGTAGATGTAACTAATATTGTTACTTGGAGAAATAAAATAAAGGACGCGTTCTTTAAAAGGGAAGGCGAGAAGTTTACCTATACACCTATTTTTATGGAAGCTGTGGCCAAGGCTTTGAAGAAATATCCTATGATGAATATTTCTGTTGATGGCGATAGCGTGATAAAAAAGAAAAATATTAATATAGGTATGGCAGCTGCTTTACCGGATGGCAATTTGATCGTACCTGTAATTAAAAATGCAGATCAATTAAATTTATTAGGTATAGCTAAAGTTGTAAATGATTTGGCAGACCGATCCAGAAACAATGCCCTAAAACCAGATGAGGTGCAAGGTGGTACCTATACGGTTACCAATGTTGGTACGTTTGGTAGTGTTTTTGGAACTCCCATTATTAATCAGCCACAAGTAGGTATATTGGCATTGGGTGCTATAAGAAAAATTCCTTCGGTAATAGAAACGGCGGAAGGAGATGTAATAGCGGTGCGTAGTAAAATGTACTTATCCCATAGTTATGACCATAGAGTGGTCAATGGGGCTTTAGGTAGTATGTTCGCCAAGGCGGTAGCAGATTATCTTGAAAATTGGGATTTGAATAGAGAAGTATAG
- the recR gene encoding recombination mediator RecR → MEFSSKLLENAVYEVSQLPGIGKRTALRLVLHLLKQPEQRTSNLATSLLDLRSKIQFCENCHNISDTVLCEICANPKRDDALVCVVEDIRDVMAIENTGQFRGKYHVLGGKISPMEGIGPQNLKIGTLVDKVKNGVIKELIFALSSTMEGDTTNFYIFRQIEGFEIKTSTIARGIAVGDELEYADEVTLGRSILNRVPFEGSLRQD, encoded by the coding sequence ATGGAATTCTCTTCTAAATTATTGGAAAATGCGGTTTATGAAGTCTCGCAGTTACCAGGTATAGGTAAGCGTACAGCTTTACGGCTGGTGCTTCATCTTTTAAAGCAACCAGAACAGCGTACAAGCAATTTGGCTACCTCATTATTGGATTTAAGAAGCAAAATTCAATTTTGTGAAAATTGCCATAATATTTCTGATACGGTGTTGTGTGAAATTTGTGCCAACCCGAAAAGAGATGACGCGTTGGTGTGTGTGGTAGAGGATATTAGGGATGTAATGGCTATAGAAAATACCGGTCAATTTAGAGGCAAGTACCATGTTCTAGGAGGTAAGATTTCGCCAATGGAAGGTATTGGGCCACAAAATTTGAAAATAGGGACCCTGGTAGATAAAGTGAAGAATGGCGTAATAAAGGAGTTGATTTTTGCGTTGAGTTCTACAATGGAGGGCGATACCACCAATTTTTATATTTTTAGACAAATTGAGGGTTTTGAAATTAAAACCTCTACAATAGCAAGAGGTATAGCCGTTGGTGATGAGTTAGAATATGCAGATGAGGTTACCTTAGGGAGAAGTATTTTGAACAGAGTGCCCTTTGAAGGGTCGCTTCGGCAAGATTAA
- a CDS encoding DUF2911 domain-containing protein — MNHPKASPFARIEQEVGLSKITVEYSRPSAKGRTLFGNQPNGAPGLVPYGRIWRVGANESTKITFSTNVIIGDNSLEKGTYALYAFPNENKWEIVFHKNLTHWGDGRKNYDPNEDALRIALLPTEVKVFQESFLISFDDIDHNGTLMNWNWGTTQISIPIHFDTKAIMKVQIANKLSNAPSAQTYYEIARYYQEQNIHTNEAKEYVERAIELGGDTYYFHRVRSLILADLKMFDEAITAAKISMKLAEKEGKDEFVRLNQDNIAHWKALSIIKQ; from the coding sequence ATGAACCACCCAAAAGCTAGTCCCTTCGCCAGGATTGAGCAAGAAGTAGGGCTCTCAAAAATTACCGTAGAGTATTCGCGGCCATCTGCCAAGGGTCGTACATTATTTGGTAACCAACCTAATGGAGCACCAGGCTTAGTGCCTTATGGGCGTATTTGGCGGGTAGGGGCAAATGAGTCAACCAAAATTACGTTTAGTACCAACGTAATAATCGGTGATAATTCTTTGGAAAAGGGTACTTATGCCCTTTATGCATTTCCAAATGAGAACAAATGGGAAATCGTATTCCATAAAAATCTAACGCATTGGGGAGATGGTAGAAAGAACTACGACCCCAATGAAGATGCACTTCGTATTGCATTATTGCCAACCGAAGTGAAAGTTTTTCAAGAAAGTTTTCTGATTTCATTCGATGATATCGATCACAACGGAACATTGATGAATTGGAATTGGGGAACAACACAAATATCTATACCCATTCATTTTGATACCAAGGCTATCATGAAAGTTCAAATAGCGAATAAACTTTCAAATGCTCCTAGTGCCCAAACGTATTATGAAATTGCTAGATATTATCAGGAGCAAAATATACATACAAATGAGGCAAAAGAGTATGTTGAAAGGGCTATTGAATTAGGTGGCGATACTTATTATTTTCATAGAGTACGCTCATTAATATTGGCTGATCTAAAAATGTTTGATGAAGCAATCACAGCAGCAAAAATTTCTATGAAATTGGCGGAGAAGGAGGGGAAAGATGAATTTGTTCGCCTCAATCAAGATAATATTGCACATTGGAAAGCGCTTAGCATAATTAAACAATAA
- the ftsY gene encoding signal recognition particle-docking protein FtsY, translating to MSLFKKIFSSQKKETLDKGLEKTKTSFFSKLGKAVAGKSKVDDDVLDNLEEVLVSSDVGVDTTLKIIERIEARVARDKYVGTDELNSILRSEIAALLSETNDGDISDMQIPKDKKPYVIMVVGVNGVGKTTTIGKLAHRFKNQGLKVVLGAADTFRAAAIDQLQVWADRVDVPIVKQQMGSDPASVAFDTLSSAVTQDADVVIIDTAGRLHNKVNLMNELTKVKRVMQKVVEDTPHEVLLVLDGSTGQNAFEQAKQFTKATEVTALAITKLDGTAKGGVVIGISDQFKIPVKYIGVGEGIEDLQAFNKYEFVDSFFKI from the coding sequence ATGAGCTTATTTAAAAAAATATTTTCTTCCCAGAAAAAAGAAACCTTGGATAAAGGTTTGGAAAAAACGAAAACCAGCTTTTTTTCTAAATTAGGTAAAGCGGTTGCCGGTAAGTCAAAAGTAGATGATGATGTGTTGGATAATCTTGAAGAAGTATTAGTGTCTTCAGATGTAGGGGTAGACACAACTTTAAAGATTATTGAAAGAATTGAAGCTAGGGTAGCACGTGATAAATATGTGGGTACAGACGAGCTGAATTCAATTTTAAGAAGTGAGATTGCAGCACTTTTGTCCGAAACCAATGATGGTGACATATCTGATATGCAAATTCCTAAAGATAAAAAGCCATATGTAATTATGGTAGTAGGTGTCAACGGAGTTGGTAAAACTACAACCATTGGTAAATTAGCACATAGATTTAAAAACCAAGGTTTAAAAGTTGTATTAGGTGCGGCAGATACCTTTAGGGCAGCAGCTATTGATCAATTGCAGGTTTGGGCAGATCGTGTAGATGTTCCTATTGTAAAACAACAAATGGGCAGTGACCCTGCATCCGTAGCTTTTGATACGCTAAGTTCTGCAGTTACTCAAGATGCAGACGTAGTAATTATCGATACCGCTGGGCGTTTACATAACAAGGTAAATTTAATGAACGAGTTGACCAAGGTAAAACGCGTTATGCAAAAAGTTGTAGAAGATACACCGCATGAAGTCTTGTTGGTCCTTGATGGTTCTACAGGTCAAAATGCGTTTGAACAGGCAAAGCAGTTTACGAAGGCTACAGAAGTAACGGCATTGGCCATTACCAAATTAGATGGTACTGCAAAAGGTGGTGTGGTCATCGGAATTTCTGATCAATTTAAGATTCCTGTAAAATATATTGGAGTGGGTGAAGGTATTGAAGATTTACAGGCATTTAATAAGTACGAATTTGTAGATTCATTCTTTAAGATTTAA
- a CDS encoding 3'-5' exonuclease, with product MELKLTRPICFFDLETTGVNVAKDRIVEIAILKVYPNGNKESKTWLVNPEMTIPEEVVAVHGITNEKVANEPTFKELSKEIYKMIKDSDLGGFNSDRFDIPLLAEELLRADIDFDMKNTVSVDVQTIFHKMEKRTLEAAYKFYCDKELTDAHSAAADTNATYEVLLSQLDRYPDLENNVKKLSEFSRRKQSVDFAGFIALDEDGEEVFAFGKHKGKKVHAVLENEPGYFGWMLNADFPLYTKKILTQIKLSKLNNKLS from the coding sequence ATGGAATTAAAGCTTACCAGACCAATTTGTTTCTTTGATTTGGAAACAACAGGGGTAAATGTAGCAAAAGATCGTATTGTTGAGATTGCAATATTAAAAGTATACCCTAACGGAAATAAGGAGAGTAAAACTTGGCTTGTAAATCCTGAGATGACAATACCTGAAGAGGTAGTTGCCGTTCATGGAATAACAAATGAGAAGGTTGCCAATGAGCCAACCTTTAAAGAACTATCTAAGGAAATTTATAAAATGATCAAGGATAGTGATTTGGGAGGTTTTAATTCAGATAGGTTTGATATTCCCTTGTTAGCGGAAGAATTGTTGCGGGCAGATATTGATTTTGATATGAAAAACACGGTATCTGTAGATGTGCAGACCATTTTTCATAAAATGGAAAAGCGTACTTTGGAAGCTGCATATAAATTCTATTGTGACAAAGAACTTACCGATGCGCATAGTGCGGCAGCCGATACCAATGCCACTTACGAAGTTTTGCTTTCTCAATTGGACAGGTATCCGGATTTGGAAAATAACGTTAAAAAACTATCGGAATTTTCTAGAAGAAAACAATCGGTTGATTTTGCAGGTTTTATTGCTTTGGATGAAGATGGTGAAGAGGTATTTGCTTTTGGTAAACACAAAGGGAAAAAAGTACATGCGGTATTGGAGAATGAACCTGGTTATTTTGGATGGATGTTAAATGCCGATTTTCCATTGTACACCAAAAAAATACTTACTCAGATTAAATTGAGCAAATTAAACAACAAGTTGAGTTGA